A window of Solea solea chromosome 18, fSolSol10.1, whole genome shotgun sequence contains these coding sequences:
- the LOC131444966 gene encoding intraflagellar transport protein 140 homolog: MDSEANDFQLQFETLQKQDMHSSNVRKAEWENMARLCVKTCRMDAARVCFGKMKNARAAKALREAEAEPEPEAQVAMLAVHLGMREDAENLYRSCQRYDLLIYFYQALGEWQKALETAETHDHIHLSTTHYNYAKHLESMGNKTLAIEHYEKSDTHRTEVPRMLQHDASSLESYVIKKKDKDIYKWWAQYLESQSDMDSALHYYECAQDYVSLVRLYCCMGNTQKAFEIAHTTGDRAASFYVARNFERQKDVKQAVHFYIRAQAYNNAIRLCQDNGLDDQLMSTALLSNPQDMMEAANYYKKKDIHMDRAVELYLKAGCASKAFELAFATQQFSTLQSIAENLDENASPALLARCADFLITQSQHEKAVELLIAAKKYHQALKVCVKQNVTITEELAERMSATASKDLSEEAHKEVLERIADCCRQQGNYGLAVKKYTQAGNKSKAMRSLLKTGDTQKIVFYANFCRKKELFIMAANYLQSLDWQKNREIFKTIVDFYTKGRALDLLAGFYEVWAQVEINDNQNYEEALNVLNEAAKCLSKAKDSSTGQQEARLADLKQKIALIKTFVRARRLYAENAGFAVQICEALLDEPQLDKAVRIGDVFGFLVDHHCQEGNVQLAFGKLQELHKLLPAHNVRQYISQASLKALQKGMAEIGVTPGTL, encoded by the exons ATGGATTCTGAAGCCAATGACTTCCAGCTTCAGTTTGAAACGCTACAAAAGCAGGACATGCACTCATCAAATGTCAG AAAAGCAGAATGGGAAAACATGGCGCGGTTGTGTGTGAAGACCTGCAGGATGGACGCGGCACGTGTGTGCTTtgggaaaatgaaaaatgccaGAGCAGCAAAAGCACTGAGGGAGGCCGAGGCCGAGCCAGAACCAGAGGCCCAGGTGGCAATGTTGGCCGTTCACCTCGGCATGCGT GAGGACGCCGAAAATCTGTACAGGAGCTGCCAACGCTACGACCTCTTAATCTATTTCTACCAGGCTTTGGGAGAATGGCAGAAAGCTTTAGAGACGGCAGAAACCCATGACCACATCCACCTCAGCACCACACACTACAATTACGCCAAACACCTGGAGTCCATGGGTAACAAGACCCTGGCCATTGAACA ttaTGAgaaatcagacacacacaggaccGAAGTTCCCAGAATGCTCCAGCATGACGCGTCATCTCTTGAGAGCTACGTCATCAAAAAGAAGGACAA GGACATCTACAAGTGGTGGGCCCAGTACCTGGAGAGCCAGTCAGACATGGACTCAGCACTGCATTATTATGAATGTGCCCAGGATTATGTCTCCCTGGTTCGACTCTACTGCTGCATGGGGAACACACAGAAG GCATTTGAGATCGCTCACACCACAGGTGACCGAGCAGCGTCGTTCTACGTGGCCAGGAACTTTGAGCGGCAGAAGGACGTCAAACAGGCCGTCCACTTCTACATCAGAGCGCAGGCCTACAACAACGCCATTCGACTTTGTCAG GACAACGGTCTGGACGACCAGCTGATGAGCACGGCTCTGCTCAGTAACCCGCAGGACATGATGGAAGCTGCCAATTACtacaaaaagaaagacatccaCATGGACCGAGCTGTCGAGCTTTACCTCAAG gcTGGTTGTGCCTCCAAAGCTTTTGAGTTGGCCTTCGCCACCCAGCAGTTCTCCACGCTCCAGTCGATCGCTGAGAATCTGGATGAGAACGCGTCCCCAGCTCTCCTGGCACGCTGCGCCGACTTCCTCATCACACAGTCGCAGCACGAGAAGGCCGTGGAGCTGCTGATAGCCGCTAAGAAG TACCATCAAGCCTTGAAGGTGTGTGTCAAACAAAACGTGACCATCACAGAGGAGCTGGCGGAGAGAATGAGTGCAACCGCTTCAAAAGACTTGTCAGAAGAAGCCCACAAAGAAGTGCTGGAGAGGATCGCTGACTGCTGCAGACAGCAGGGCAATTACGGCCTGGCTGTAAAGAAATACACACAAGCGGGCAACAAGTCTAAG GCCATGAGGTCACTCCTGAAGACGGGCGACACGCAGAAAATCGTATTCTACGCCAACTTCTGTCGCAAGAAAGAGCTTTTCATCATGGCCGCAAACTACCTGCAGTCTCTGGACTGGCAAAAAAATCGAGAGATCTTCAAGACCATCGTTGATTTCTACACGAAAGGGCGGGCGCTGGACCTGCTGGCTGGCTTCTATGAAGTCTGGGCTCAG GTGGAGATTAACGACAACCAAAACTATGAGGAGGCGCTAAATGTTCTGAATGAAGCTGCCAAGTGTCTTTCAAAAGCAAAGGACTCTTCAACTGGACAGCAGGAAGCGAGACTGGCTGACCTGAAGCAAAAGATTGCCCTGATCAAGACTTTTGTTCGTGCACGCAG GTTGTATGCAGAGAACGCCGGCTTTGCTGTGCAGATATGTGAAGCTCTGCTGGACGAGCCACAGTTAGACAAAGCGGTCAGAATTGGAGACGTCTTTGGTTTCCTGGTGGATCACCACTGTCAAGAAGGCAACGTCCAGTTG GCCTTTGGTAAGCTGCAGGAGCTCCACAAGCTGCTGCCAGCTCACAACGTGAGGCAATACATCAGCCAGGCGAGTCTGAAGGCCTTGCAGAAAGGGATGGCAGAGATCGGCGTGACGCCCGGCACATTGTGA
- the LOC131445152 gene encoding kelch repeat and BTB domain-containing protein 11: protein MDEGCRQGRGTFTVEADVILHTVNPDLVSPADSDGSLCPGYVQGYKDFSPAAVFEKEYLLDGRLTENNHIDRQKGNGSVDLRPHADSTVSNHVSGTQNCASSEIHNGARSKAPHGAEAESVLKSNRDAAAENAQDGKDPDLVIEVGGQTISAHKCVLAEKSDYFKARLSRDILKVKGVNYKTLSTLIDYVYTSHMNVSKDNVVDVIMGAKVLQIPCAVQAAMDSMSEQITAENCFEILTIAKKQRLSELKETAYGFMSDNFLQVLKDPAVYGRLNGSERDLILKKRMEGRKTLMVVETNDVFDRVGSRPPSRCGSRAQSPSSAGSLEENHMIYHFNEAANDWRPLTSMPEDITAKGCGICTMYNYLFVAGGIKGYGDKGKVSDQVFCYNPITNRWAEVRPLNQARAQLKLVSMDGCLYAIGGECLFTVEKYDPRMDRWTAVAPLPKGAFAVAHEATTCSGELYVSGGSLFYRLLKYDTKRDEWQECPYNNSRRKSSDMVAFKSFIYRFDVNRDQGINVYKYNTIVKMWHDCASQRLGSHLPFRCAVIGNCIYCVNKSQTLQFVVEEENAYFVEETLRAPLEAKGLLFPFVLTLPEKPEKVT, encoded by the coding sequence ATGGACGAAGGCTGCAGGCAGGGCAGAGGGACCTTCACCGTGGAGGCCGATGTCATCCTCCACACCGTGAACCCTGACCTCGTGTCGCCTGCCGACAGCGATGGGAGTTTATGTCCGGGATACGTTCAGGGATACAAGGATTTCAGTCCTGCTGCGGTGTTTGAGAAGGAGTACCTGTTGGATGGAAGACTGACGGAGAACAATCATATTGACCGTCAGAAAGGTAACGGTTCTGTGGATCTCCGTCCTCACGCTGACTCCACCGTGTCCAATCATGTGTCCGGCACCCAAAACTGTGCGAGTAGTGAAATCCATAACGGCGCCAGATCTAAAGCGCCTCACGGTGCAGAAGCTGAGTCGGTTTTGAAATCGAACCGCGACGCCGCTGCTGAAAATGCACAGGATGGAAAGGACCCGGATTTAGTCATTGAAGTTGGGGGACAGACGATCAGCGCTCACAAGTGTGTCCTGGCCGAGAAGAGCGACTACTTCAAGGCGCGGCTGTCGCGGGACATCCTGAAGGTGAAGGGCGTGAACTACAAGACGCTGTCCACGCTGATCGACTATGTTTACACCTCGCACATGAACGTAAGCAAGGACAACGTCGTGGACGTCATCATGGGAGCTAAGGTCCTTCAGATCCCCTGTGCCGTCCAAGCGGCCATGGACTCCATGTCGGAACAGATCACCGCGGAGAACTGCTTTGAGATTCTGACCATCGCCAAAAAGCAGCGACTCAGCGAACTGAAAGAGACGGCGTACGGCTTCATGAGCGACAACTTCCTGCAGGTCCTCAAAGACCCTGCGGTGTACGGCCGTCTGAACGGCTCGGAGCGGGATCTGATCCTGAAGAAGAGAATGGAGGGGAGGAAGACGCTGATGGTCGTGGAGACCAACGATGTGTTTGATCGAGTTGGGAGCCGGCCGCCGAGTCGCTGTGGCAGTCGAGCGCAGAGCCCCTCGTCGGCAGGATCTTTAGAGGAGAACCACATGATTTACCACTTTAATGAAGCCGCAAATGACTGGAGACCTTTGACGTCCATGCCTGAGGACATTACTGCTAAAGGCTGTGGCATCTGCACCATGTATAACTACCTTTTTGTGGCGGGGGGAATCAAGGGCTACGGGGACAAAGGCAAAGTCTCAGACCAGGTCTTCTGTTACAACCCTATAACCAACCGCTGGGCCGAGGTCAGACCTCTGAACCAGGCTCGTGCACAGCTCAAGCTCGTGTCCATGGATGGCTGCTTGTACGCCATTGGGGGGGAATGTTTGTTTACGGTGGAGAAATATGACCCGCGCATGGACCGCTGGACCGCCGTGGCCCCCTTGCCCAAAGGGGCCTTCGCCGTGGCCCACGAGGCCACCACCTGCAGCGGCGAGCTCTACGTGTCAGGGGGCTCCCTCTTCTATCGCCTGCTGAAGTACGACACCAAGAGGGACGAGTGGCAGGAGTGTCCCTACAACAACAGCAGGCGGAAGTCCAGTGACATGGTGGCGTTCAAGAGCTTCATCTACCGCTTCGACGTCAACCGCGACCAGGGCATCAACGTGTACAAGTACAACACCATCGTGAAAATGTGGCACGACTGCGCGTCGCAGCGGCTCGGGAGTCACCTGCCGTTCAGGTGCGCAGTCATCGGAAACTGCATCTACTGCGTGAACAAGTCCCAGACTCTTCAGtttgtggtggaggaggagaacgcCTACTTTGTCGAAGAGACACTGAGGGCACCTCTGGAGGCGAAGGGCCTCCTCTTCCCCTTTGTCCTCACTTTGCCGGAAAAGCCCGAAAAAGTGACatag